In Labrys monachus, the genomic stretch GCCGGCCGGAGCCTGACCGTGGTGACTCCCTCGCCCGATATCGCTGTCGCGGCCCTCGACCGCGGCATCGCCGACATCGTACTGGTCGGCGGCAGGCTCGATGTCCAGTCGCGCAGCGCTACCGGCGCCGGCGCCCTCGAACAGATCGGGAGAATACGGCCGGACATGTGTTTCCTGGGGGCCTGTGCCGTCGACATCGCCGCAGGCATCACCGCCATGGACCATGACGACGCCTGCCTCAAGCGCGCCATGGTGGCCGCTTCGGCCAGCATCGTCGCCCTCGTGACGGCAGACAAGCTCGACACCAGCGCCGCCTTCGCCGTCGCTCCCTATGACTGCCTCGATCATATGGTCACGCAGGCGAGCATTCCGGACGCAGCGCGGCAGCGCTACGATTCCGCCGATGTGGAGATACATCTTGTCTGATCCCGTTTGCCCTGCGACCGGCTGGCGCGCCTGGTACCCGACGGCCGCCATGTTCTTCGTCAACGGCGCGATCTTCGGCGTGTGGGCGACGCAGATCCCGCTCGCCAAGCTCCGTCTCGGCCTCGATCCCGAGGTGCTCGGCAGCGCCCTGCTGCTGCTCGGCGCCGGGGCGGTGGTCGCGATGGCCGGCAGCGGCTGGATCCTGCAGCGCATCGGCACCGCCGCGCTGATCCGCGTGAGCGCCGTGCTCTTCTGCATCATGCTGCCCCTGACCTGCATCGCACCGGACATCTGGTCGCTCGCCGTCATCCTGTTCTTCTTCGGCGCAAGCGGGGGCAGCATGGACGTGGCGATGAACGCGGCCGCTTCCGATGTGGAGAAGCAGGCCGGCAAGCCCTACATGTCATCCTTCCACGGCATGTGGAGCATCGGCGGCCTCACCGGGGCGACGCTCGCCACCGTGCTGCTCGGCGTCGTCGGCGGGGCGCTGCAGGGGCTGGTGATGGCCGCCGTCCTGGCCGCAATCTTCGTATGGGGCCAGGCCGAGCTGCCGCCCGGCCGGCAGATACCGGCGACGGCGGGGGGGCAGCTGGCGGCCCTGCGTCCCGGCCCGCTCGCGATCCTCGTGGGCATCATGGCCGCGCTGTGCTTCGCCGCCGAGGG encodes the following:
- a CDS encoding DeoR/GlpR family DNA-binding transcription regulator, with protein sequence MIDLLPADEALIPAERQRHLLERVNRDGRVSSAQAAVEFGVSEDTIRRDLRELAEAGLVERVHGGALRKSQLSHRFETRLGMQQAEKARLASHALSLLRDGMVLLLDQSTTNLMLARQLPAGRSLTVVTPSPDIAVAALDRGIADIVLVGGRLDVQSRSATGAGALEQIGRIRPDMCFLGACAVDIAAGITAMDHDDACLKRAMVAASASIVALVTADKLDTSAAFAVAPYDCLDHMVTQASIPDAARQRYDSADVEIHLV
- a CDS encoding MFS transporter, coding for MSDPVCPATGWRAWYPTAAMFFVNGAIFGVWATQIPLAKLRLGLDPEVLGSALLLLGAGAVVAMAGSGWILQRIGTAALIRVSAVLFCIMLPLTCIAPDIWSLAVILFFFGASGGSMDVAMNAAASDVEKQAGKPYMSSFHGMWSIGGLTGATLATVLLGVVGGALQGLVMAAVLAAIFVWGQAELPPGRQIPATAGGQLAALRPGPLAILVGIMAALCFAAEGAVLDWAAIYLRDSLGAATEHANFGYAAFAGAMAAGRFGGDFVRRRLRGVTLLRIGCLLAFVGVLAGPLSGNVVLAIAGYALTGLGLSNVVPVLFSAAGAMPRPEAQIAVVSTLGYAGLLAAPPLLGFVAHATSLTSIYVIVAIAAALIAVLATACSPALGGRQPVTTAG